The Aeromicrobium yanjiei DNA segment TTGTCGACCAGCGGCTGGACGTGATCGTGACCGACCCCGGTCTTGTTCAAGCGGGACTGATGATTGGTCACGGTCTCGCCCCTGGTCCGCCAGCCGCCACCTTCTGGAATTCTGCGGAATTTCTTGACGTCCATGTGGGCCAGCTCGCCGGGGCGAGACTTCTCGTATCGGACTGCGGTGGTCTTCGACGACCGGATCACCTCGCCGGTCATCGGGTCGAGGTGACGCAGGTAAGCTCGGACTCTGGAGTTCCCGGCCCGCTGCATGCTGCGGAGGCGTGTCGAGCGAACCTCGGATTCTCCGTTCGCCCGTGCAGGTGGCCGTTGACGAAGATTGGCCGAGTTGGCCCTACCGGCGACAGGCCCGACGGTGCGGGTTCGTGGCGCCAGATCGAGCTCGCCGCCTGACACTGTGTATGCATCAGACCCCATGATCGTCAGTTCGTCGCTGGTCACCTCACGACCTGGCGCAGAGGGTAGGCATCAGGGATCTTTCGTGGGCCGGGGTCCCGATGAGGATGGGCCTGCGTGCCGAGACAGGTGCCCAACCGACGGATGACAGATCCGCGGTCAGCGGAGGTATGCCATGAATGACGAGACGACAGACGCGGGTGGACGGTTCGTGCGGCGCGCAGCCCAGGGCACGAATCACGCGCCGTCTCTGGGAGCGCCTTTCGTCGAGTCCTCGAATGCGCGGCACTGGGCCGAGCTCATCCGGGATGTGTATGGGGGCGTCGACGTGGTTGCGCGCACCGAAGACCCGTTCGAGGGTCGACTGGCGCGCAGGACGCTGGATCGCCTCGAGACGGTCGAGCTGAGGACCAGCGCCCAGGAGTACACCCGGACGCAGTCGATGGTCGCGAGGCAACCGTCGGACGACCTGTTCGTCACGTTGATCGCCCAAGGCGAAGCGCTCGTGGTCCAAGGCAACCACACGTCCACGCTCTCGGCCGGGGATTTCGTGTTCGTCGAGAGCAGCCGGCCGTACACCGTCGCTGTCGGCTCGTCGACCCGGCTGATCGACTTCTCGTGGCCGCGCGACGGGATCGGTCTGGCCGAGTCGGAATGCCGAGCCATCACTGCTCGTGCGTTCAGGGCCAGCTCGCCACTGGGGCGCTGGCTGTCGCCCGCCCTGCTGGGCCTGCACGACATGGACGAGGGAGTGTCCCGCGCGGGAGTCGCCCGTATCGCCGACGGAATCGCAGACCTGCTCATCACGGCTGCTCTTGAGCTGGGCACGCCGGAGGACGTCCACGCCCAGTGGCGAGGACAGTACGACGAGATGCTGCGCTTCATCGAGCGGAACCTGGACGACCCGGATCTCTCGGCGGAGACGCTCGTCGCGCACTTCTTCATGTCCTCGAGGTCAGTGCACCGCATCTTCGCGCGATTCGGCTCCACCCCGACGGTCAGGATCCGCGAGGCCCGTCTCGAGCGGGCCCGACAGATGATGATCGCCCGCGCTCACCGGACAAAGTCCGTCAGCTTCATCGCCAGCCAGGCCGGGTTCTCGAGCCTGCAGGTGTTCAGCCGGACGTTCACGGCGAAGTACGGCGTGGGGCCGCGGCAGTACCGGGCCGATCACCTGTAGGGCGCGTTGGCAGTGCGTCGACCTCGTGGCCGCGTTGGCCGCGGCGCGGATCCTGCGGCCACGAGGGCAATGCGTCAGGTGAGCTGCTGGAGGATCAGACCGGTGTCATAGCCCATGGTCTCGTGACGCATCTTGGAATTGTCCTCGTTCAGCTGCATCACCACGATCGCCGGGTAGCTGATCCGGCGGCCGGTCGGCTCGATGCCGAGGAGCTCACCGGTGTGGTCGCCGGTGATGGTGAGGAACATCGTCGAGGTGTTCTCGGAGTCGAAGATCCCCGTCACCTCGATCTGCATGTTGGTCAGCGCGCCGAAGTAGCCCGTGCAGTACTCGCGCATCTGGGCCTGGCCCTTGACGGTGTCGGTCGTCGTCAGGTCGCTCATCTGGACGTCGTCGGTGAACAGCGCGCAGATCTGGTCAACCATCTGCCCCAGTCCCTCCGCTGTCGTGCAGTCGGCAGCGTTGATCAGCGCGATCTCCTGGAGCAGTGGGTCGCTCGGCCTGTTCATGTGAACTCCTCGTCGTTGTCGGTGATGCGACTGCCGCGGACTGTCCCGGCGTGGCCGGCCGAGCCTGCGGCGGGTGATGGTGACTGGAGCGTAGATCCGCCGGGCCGGGTCGACTTGACAATCTCCGCCAGGAATCAGGGCTTTTCCCGACAGCTGACCGGCCCGTGCAGGGAGGCGAGAAAGGGCGTATCGGATGGCGCCACGCGGCAAGTCGAGCCCCGCGTGCCGCCCTAGTGTGGCGGCTCACCACTGGGTTGCCAGGGCCGGCGACCTGGGCTTGTCCCGCACACCACGAGGAGTGATCGACAGCATGAGCAGCTCAAAGACGATGTACGACGTCGCCGTGATCGGCGGTGGTCTCTCGGGGGTCACCGCGGCCCGGGACCTGCGCGACCGGGGTTACTCAGTGGTGCTCCTCGAGGGGTCGCAGCGGCTGGGGGGACGCATCTTCGCCCGCCCCTTCGCCGGCCTTCCCGACGTCTCGGTCGACTTCGGCGGAACTTGGGTCAACACGTCGATGCAGCCGCTGATGAACAGCGAGCTGACGCGCTACGGCATCGCGGTCAGGGGGGACCTGCCGTCGGGCGGTGCCGCCTTCCACACCGGAGGGGCCTGGCGCTCGATGCCGGTCCCACCAGACCAGCTGCATGACCTGGAACGCGCGCTGATGCACCTGCGGACGGCGTCGCAACGGTTCACTCCCGGCCTCAAGGTGACACAAGCGGGCGTGCGCGACCTCGACGTCTCGGTGGACGAGTTCTTCGCGCCCCTGAACCTCCCGGACGCTACCCGCGACCTCCTGTACTCCATCGTTGTCGTCTACGGCGGGTGGGACCCGGGCAAGCTCTCGGTCTTCAGCTTCCTGTCCCAGATCGCGGCGTTCGGGCACAGCCCGTACCTGTTCTACGGTGCACTGACGGAGCGGATCGTCGGTGGTCTACACACCCTGCTCGAGGCGATGGTCCTCGGGTCCGGGATCGACATCCGCCTCAGCCACCGGGTCGTCGCGGTCGAACGCGGTCCGGACGGGGTGACCGTGCGCCACGAGGGAGGCGGGCTCGTCGAGGCCCGGGAGTGCATCGTCGCTGTCCCGACGAACGTGATCCGTCACATCGACTTCACCCCGCCC contains these protein-coding regions:
- a CDS encoding flavin monoamine oxidase family protein gives rise to the protein MSSSKTMYDVAVIGGGLSGVTAARDLRDRGYSVVLLEGSQRLGGRIFARPFAGLPDVSVDFGGTWVNTSMQPLMNSELTRYGIAVRGDLPSGGAAFHTGGAWRSMPVPPDQLHDLERALMHLRTASQRFTPGLKVTQAGVRDLDVSVDEFFAPLNLPDATRDLLYSIVVVYGGWDPGKLSVFSFLSQIAAFGHSPYLFYGALTERIVGGLHTLLEAMVLGSGIDIRLSHRVVAVERGPDGVTVRHEGGGLVEARECIVAVPTNVIRHIDFTPPLNPDKQRLLGRNHMSRAIKCAIRVRNLPPRPLAMGSRGFHMICSGKELGDGTEIVYGFSSEHHMDFDPRDVGRVQEWVREYFPAAEVLTVDFHDYGADPLFDGTYRIDWPGEAVDFLMTMNEPEDRIVFAGTDIDESVWRTWMEGALSSSRVAVDVVTANLRQGRTP
- a CDS encoding ester cyclase — translated: MNRPSDPLLQEIALINAADCTTAEGLGQMVDQICALFTDDVQMSDLTTTDTVKGQAQMREYCTGYFGALTNMQIEVTGIFDSENTSTMFLTITGDHTGELLGIEPTGRRISYPAIVVMQLNEDNSKMRHETMGYDTGLILQQLT
- a CDS encoding helix-turn-helix domain-containing protein, coding for MNDETTDAGGRFVRRAAQGTNHAPSLGAPFVESSNARHWAELIRDVYGGVDVVARTEDPFEGRLARRTLDRLETVELRTSAQEYTRTQSMVARQPSDDLFVTLIAQGEALVVQGNHTSTLSAGDFVFVESSRPYTVAVGSSTRLIDFSWPRDGIGLAESECRAITARAFRASSPLGRWLSPALLGLHDMDEGVSRAGVARIADGIADLLITAALELGTPEDVHAQWRGQYDEMLRFIERNLDDPDLSAETLVAHFFMSSRSVHRIFARFGSTPTVRIREARLERARQMMIARAHRTKSVSFIASQAGFSSLQVFSRTFTAKYGVGPRQYRADHL